One segment of Nothobranchius furzeri strain GRZ-AD chromosome 13, NfurGRZ-RIMD1, whole genome shotgun sequence DNA contains the following:
- the mmp20a gene encoding uncharacterized protein mmp20a: protein MLLPFCVLVFLRLDPSLTAPAFSPEEELGLAPAEPQADLKLATEYLHRFYKLQKDPSGRMRRSGPSFTSKVKDMQTFFGLNSTGELDSGTLEVMRSPRCGVPDVEEYSHIHGTRWNKNVIAYSIGRYTRDLPSSTVDFLIESAFGVWAKASGLTFVRSHTHNTDIMVEFVTYAHGDFYPFDGPRGTLAHAFGPGSGAGGDTHFDDDEHWTAGGAAGFNLFVVAAHEFGHALGLKHSRNPESLMYPTYKISRTSNLLSREDVHSINALYSPLRTHTNYALRNFPWLSRPQFPHLMQDKCAPDLTFDAVTFLGDATIFVRDRYLWMKHKELSDIKEGPITNFLPKIETGIDAAFWIPRRSTAYLIHESTFWTIKRSVIKGKPRTLSYFGFPPWVQDVDATVHIEKTGRTLFFLQDTYWSYNENRKIMDFGYPKYISEDFPGINSTINAAFYKNSFIYFFMGPQVLKFDYTLKQVVGVEMANSWLGYMELLRNWTPILGALMFVGMSWTRPVDEDQKMRTEDVELAEGYLRRFYSLEIKGGARRARSTSVMEEKIRKMQNFFGLGETGHLDSQTLDVMREPRCGVPDVDNFSFYPYKPKWKNTTITYTVAKYTPDMSRGEVQKSIRLALKMWSDVAPLKFIEINHGKADIVLSFASRAHGDFFPFDGPGGVLAHAFQPAEGMGGDVHFDEDEKWSTGGQGYSLFAVAAHELGHSLGLTHSTDPSAVMYPTYRHHGSSQYNLSSDDVQGIQTLYGKPNNKKVEIQPTAPKKCDPMFSFDAAAMIQNEIIFFKSRHVWMRTTKSSYWNQLREGHISSYFPGIDSPVDAAYDIPAQGMLFIFTGQKYWVIQELKIRGRAGSIYEYGFPSSVRQVDAVVHVAEYEKTIFFAGQFYYRYDEQKRQMDSGFPRRIQTDWTGIPRRVDAAFKMIGGLFLLSGSRSYQYDFRQKRVVKIIAGNTWLGC from the exons ATGCTGCTCCCTTTCTGTGTCCTGGTCTTCCTCAGGCTTGATCCAAGTCTCACGGCACCTGCGTTTAGTCCAGAGGAAGAGCTGGGTCTGGCTCCAGCAGAACCACAGGCTGACCTGAAACTGGCCACA GAGTACCTTCATCGGTTCTACAAGCTGCAGAAGGATCCTTCAGGACGAATGAGGAGGAGCGGGCCCTCGTTCACCTCCAAAGTGAAAGACATGCAGACCTTCTTTGGGCTTAATTCTACAGGGGAGTTAGACTCCGGTACCCTGGAGGTGATGAGGAGCCCTCGATGTGGGGTTCCTGACGTGGAAGAGTACAGTCACATCCACGGGACACGCTGGAATAAGAACGTCATCGCATACAG CATTGGCCGATACACCAGAGATCTGCCCAGCAGCACTGTGGACTTTTTAATTGAGTCAGCCTTTGGTGTTTGGGCCAAAGCCAGCGGCTTGACGTTTgttaggtcacacacacacaacactgacATCATGGTGGAGTTTGTGACCTATG CACATGGTGACTTCTACCCATTCGACGGCCCCAGAGGCACACTGGCTCATGCCTTTGGTCCGGGGTCTGGCGCTGGAGGGGACACACACTTTGATGATGATGAGCATTGGActgcaggaggagcagcag GTTTTAACCTGTTTGTGGTAGCAGCTCATGAATTTGGCCACGCTTTGGGTCTCAAGCACTCAAGAAATCCAGAATCTCTGATGTACCCAACCTACAAAATCTCCCGTACTTCAAACCTGCTGTCTAGAGAAGATGTGCACAGCATCAACGCGCTTTACA GTCCTCTCAGAACCCACACAAATTATGCATTGAGAAACTTTCCTTGGCTGTCCAGACCTCAGTTCCCACATCTCATGCAAGACAAGTGTGCACCAGACCTGACGTTTGATGCAGTAACATTCCTCGGTGATGCTACCATCTTTGTCAGAGACAG ATATCTTTGGATGAAGCATAAAGAGCTATCTGACATCAAAGAAGGTCCCATCACCAACTTCTTGCCTAAAATTGAGACCGGTATTGATGCTGCCTTCTGGATTCCTCGCAGATCAACAGCTTATCTAATTCATG AATCCACATTCTGGACCATAAAACGTTCTGTTATAAAAGGGAAGCCCAGAACACTTAGCTACTTTGGATTTCCACCATGGGTGCAAGATGTGGACGCTACAGTGCACATTGAAAAAACAGGTCGTACCCTCTTCTTTTTGCAGGACACTTACTGGAG TTACAATGAAAACAGAAAAATTATGGATTTTGGTTACCCGAAGTACATCAGTGAGGACTTTCCAGGAATCAACAGCACTATAAATGCAGCTTTCTACAAAAACA GTTTTATCTACTTCTTTATGGGACCACAAGTCTTAAAGTTTGACTACACACTCAAACAAGTCGTCGGAGTGGAAATGGCTAATTCTTGGCTCGGAT ACATGGAGTTGTTGCGGAATTGGACGCCCATTTTGGGAGCTCTGATGTTTGTGGGGATGTCGTGGACTCGACCTGTTGATGAAGATCAAAAGATGAGAACTGAGGATGTGGAGCTGGCTGAG GGTTACCTCAGGAGGTTCTACAGCCTGGAAATTAAAGGTGGAGCAAGAAGAGCCAGGTCTACGTCAGTCATGGAGGAGAAGATCAGAAAAATGCAGAACTTCTTTGGTCTCGGAGAAACAGGGCACCTGGACTCTCAGACTCTGGATGTGATGAGGGAGCCTAGATGTGGTGTTCCAGATGTGGACAACTTCAGCTTTTACCCTTACAAGCCAAAATGGAAGAACACCACCATCACATACAC GGTTGCAAAATATACTCCAGACATGAGTAGAGGGGAAGTGCAAAAGTCAATCCGTTTGGCTCTGAAGATGTGGAGCGACGTAGCTCCTCTGAAATTCATCGAGATCAACCACGGCAAAGCTGATATTGTCTTGTCCTTTGCCAGCAGAG CTCATGGCGATTTCTTTCCCTTCGATGGGCCTGGCGGGGTGCTGGCTCACGCCTTTCAGCCTGCAGAGGGGATGGGTGGAGACGTGCACTTTGACGAGGATGAAAAGTGGTCAACAGGAGGACAAG GTTACAGCCTGTTTGCTGTTGCAGCTCATGAACTTGGTCACTCTCTGGGTTTGACCCATTCGACAGACCCCTCAGCTGTCATGTACCCGACCTACAGGCATCACGGCAGTTCACAGTACAACCTGTCCTCGGATGATGTCCAGGGCATCCAAACACTGTACG GAAAACCCAACAACAAAAAAGTAGAAATTCAGCCAACTGCTCCAAAAAAATGTGACCCCATGTTTTCATTTGATGCAGCAGCAATGATCCAAAATGAGATCATTTTCTTCAAGAGCAG ACACGTGTGGATGAGAACGACAAAGTCATCTTATTGGAATCAGCTGAGAGAAGGCCACATCAGTTCATATTTTCCTGGCATTGACTCACCTGTAGATGCTGCTTATGACATCCCAGCCCAAGGCATGCTCTTCATATTCACTG GTCAAAAGTACTGGGTGATTCAGGAACTCAAGATAAGAGGTCGTGCTGGGAGCATCTATGAGTACGGTTTCCCCTCCAGTGTCAGGCAGGTTGATGCTGTGGTCCATGTGGCTGAATATGAGAAAACCATCTTCTTCGCAGGACAGTTTTATTACAG GTATGACGAGCAGAAGAGACAGATGGATTCTGGTTTTCCGAGACGGATCCAAACCGACTGGACTGGAATCCCAAGAAGAGTCGATGCTGCATTTAAAatgattg gtggACTGTTCCTCCTCAGTGGGTCCAGATCTTACCAATATGACTTCAGACAGAAAAGGGTGGTAAAAATAATAGCAGGAAACACTTGGCTGGGATGCTGA